One Natrinema longum genomic window, CGATCATGCCGACGGTATACATCACGGCCCCGCCGGATGCGGCCGACGAACTCGCGGCGACGCTGGTCGAGGAGCGACTCGCCGCCTGCGTCAATCGACTCTCGACGACCTCGACCTACCGCTGGGACGGCGACGTTCACCACGACGAGGAGGCGGTGTTGCTCGCGAAGACGACCGACGACGCCTACGACGACCTCGTCGAACGCGTCCGGGAGTCCCATCCCTATGACGTCCCCTGTCTCGAGCGATTCGACGAGAGCGACGTCCTCGAACCGTTCGCCGCGTGGAGAGCGGACGTCGTCGAGTAGCGGCGTGGGAGACGGAAGCGTGCGTCAACCCCTCACAGACAATGACTGCCCGAATTAGCAACCCTTAAAACTCGCGCACGGGTTGTGACGGGTATGGCTGGAACCATCGAAGTGCTCGTTCCGGGTGGCCAGGCCAACCCTGGCCCACCGCTCGGTCCCGAGCTCGGACCGACCCCCGTCGACGTGCAGGCTGTCGTACAGGAGATCAACGATCAAACCGAAGCGTTCGACGGCACCGAAGTCCCCGTCACCGTCGACTACGAGGAGGACGGCTCCTTCGAGATCGACGTCGGTGTCCCGCCGACGGCGGCACTGGTCAAAGACGAGGCCGGTTTCGAAACCGGCAGCGGCGAGCCCCAGAAGGATTTCGTCGCGGACCTCTCCGTCGATCAGGTCAAGACGATC contains:
- a CDS encoding 50S ribosomal protein L11 translates to MAGTIEVLVPGGQANPGPPLGPELGPTPVDVQAVVQEINDQTEAFDGTEVPVTVDYEEDGSFEIDVGVPPTAALVKDEAGFETGSGEPQKDFVADLSVDQVKTIAEQKHPDLLAYDTINAAKEVVGTCASMGVTIEGNDAREFKQRVDDGEYDDVLAGEADA
- the cutA gene encoding divalent-cation tolerance protein CutA — its product is MPTVYITAPPDAADELAATLVEERLAACVNRLSTTSTYRWDGDVHHDEEAVLLAKTTDDAYDDLVERVRESHPYDVPCLERFDESDVLEPFAAWRADVVE